A stretch of Lepisosteus oculatus isolate fLepOcu1 chromosome 11, fLepOcu1.hap2, whole genome shotgun sequence DNA encodes these proteins:
- the faf2 gene encoding FAS-associated factor 2 — protein sequence MAAPEEQELSQEQTEKLLQFQDLTGIESMDQCRRTLEHHNWNIEAAVQDRLNEQEGVPSVFNPPSSRPLQVNTADHRVYSYIVSRPQPRGLLGWGYYLIMLPFRFTYYTLLDIFRFALRFIRPDPRGRVTDPVGDVVSFIHSFEEKYGRSHPVFYQGTYSQALNDAKRELRFLLVYLHGDDHQDTDEFCRNTLCTEEVANFVNTRMLFWACSTSKPEGYRVSQALHENTYPFLAMIMLKDRRMTVVGRLEGLIQPEDLINQLTYIMEANQTYLVSERLEREERNQTQALRQQQDEAYLASLRADQEKDRKKREEEEQRRREEEMARQSVLAEERRRRTLQEEKERKSECLPPEPPSDDPDSVKIVFKLPNDSRVERRFLFTQSLTVIHDFLFSLKETPEKFQIVTNFPRRVLPCLPTEAQPNPPTLKEAGLSRSEVLFVQDLTDD from the exons GACCTGACAGGTATAGAGTCTATGGATCAGTGTCGCCGCACACTGGAACATCACAATTGGAATATTGAG GCAGCTGTACAGGACAGACTGAATGAACAGGAAGGAGTCCCCAGTGTGTTCAATCCACCATCCTCCAGGCCTCTGCAAGTCAACACGGCAGACCACAGAGTCTATAGCTACATTGTTTCAAGGCCGCAACCCAGA GGCCTGCTAGGCTGGggatattatttaataatgctTCCATTCCGTTTTACATACTACACACTACTGGACATATTCAG gtttgcgCTGAGATTTATAAGACCAGATCCACGCGGCCGGGTTACAGATCCTGTAGGAGATGTGGTGTCATTTATTCATAGTTTTGAAGAGAAGTATGGTAGATCACATCCAGTGTTTTACCAGGGAACATATAGCCAG gcATTAAATGATGCAAAACGTGAGCTTCGTTTTCTGTTGGTTTACCTTCATGGAGATGATCATCAGGACACTGATGAGTTTTGTCG TAACACATTGTGCACGGAGGAAGTTGCAAACTTTGTTAACACTAGAATGCTCTTCTGGGCTTGTTCTACTAGCAAGCCTGAAGGATACAGAG TCTCCCAGGCTCTGCATGAGAATACCTACCCTTTCTTGGCCATGATTATGCTGAAGGACAGGAGGATGACAGTAGTGGGAAGGTTAGAGGGGCTGATCCAACCAGAGGACCTCATCAATCAGCTCACATACATCATGGAAGCCAACCAGACCTATCTGGTGTCCGAACGACTGGAAAG agaggagaggaaccagACGCAGGCATTGAGACAGCAGCAGGATGAAGCCTATCTAGCGTCCTTGCGTGCCGACCAAGAGAAGGACAGGaagaagagagaagaggaggagcagaggaggagagaggaggaaatgGCCAGGCAGAGTGTACTAGCCGAAGAGAGGAGAAGAAGG ACCCTACAGGAAGAGAAGGAGCGCAAGTCTGAGTGTCTTCCCCCGGAGCCTCCCTCGGATGACCCAGACAGTGTCAAAATAGTCTTCAAACTGCCTAACGACTCTCGGGTGGAGCGGCGATTCCTTTTCACACAGTCTTTAACG GTGATCCATGACTTCTTGTTTTCCTTGAAAGAAACCCCCGAGAAGTTTCAGATTGTGACAAACTTCCCACGTCGAGTCCTGCCCTGCCTCCCAACTGAGGCACAGCCAAACCCCCCGACACTGAAGGAGGCTGGACTCAGTCGCTCAGAGGTTCTCTTCGTACAAGATCTCACAGACGATTGA